From a single Rosa rugosa chromosome 7, drRosRugo1.1, whole genome shotgun sequence genomic region:
- the LOC133721202 gene encoding glutathione S-transferase L3-like: MAYTQEVLPTPLDATSNPPPLFDGTTRLYTYYSCPFAQRVWITRNYKGLQDQIKLVPLNLQNRPAWYKEKVYPENKVPALEHNGKIIGESLDLIKYVDSNFEGPSLFPKDPEKAKFGEELISHVGTFTGALYTAFKANDTVKQADAQFDYLENALKKFDDGPFFLGQFSLADIAYIPFVERFQSFLSEVWKYDIAAGRPKLAAWLEEINKIDAYKVTKTDPKELVGFYKKRFLEQQ, encoded by the exons atGGCTTATAC TCAGGAGGTTCTTCCCACACCGTTGGATGCCACTTCCAACCCACCTCCTCTCTTTGATGGCACTACAAG gTTGTATACCTATTACTCTTGCCCATTTGCACAGAGGGTGTGGATCACTAGGAATTATAAG GGTTTACAAGATCAGATTAAGTTAGTCCCTTTAAATCTCCAAAACAGGCCTGCTTGGTACAAGGAAAAGGTCTACCCTGAGAATAAG GTGCCAGCGCTGGAGCACAATGGAAAGATCATAGGGGAGAGTCTTGATCTGATCAAATATGTAGATAGCAACTTTGAAGGGCCTTCACTTTTCCCCAAA GACCCTGAGAAAGCAAAGTTTGGTGAAGAATTAATATCACATGTCGGTACCTTCACCGGGGCTTTGTATACTGCATTCAAAGCAAATGACACGGTAAAACAAGCTG ATGCTCAGTTTGATTACCTGGAAAATGCTCTGAAAAAATTTGACGATGGGCCATTTTTCCTGGGTCAGTTCAGTTTG GCGGACATAGCCTATATCCCATTTGTTGAGAGATTCCAAAGCTTCTTATCAGAGGTGTGGAAGTATGATATCGCAGCTGGCAGGCCTAAACTAGCAGCATGGTTGGAG GAAATCAACAAGATTGATGCTTATAAGGTAACCAAAACTGATCCAAAAGAGCTAGTTGGATTCTACAAGAAGCGCTTCTTG GAGCAACAGTGA
- the LOC133720707 gene encoding protein MODIFIER OF SNC1 11 isoform X1 — translation MATIDTQKPTDTTPAVENPTKAVDPPAPAAAPKPDLPVDPPTDTPAPTAPPSAVDSAENESKADSEDPKTAAAAEDGAAPASVIEKKIRRAERFGISVQLTEEEKRNSRAERFGTVSTSHGSEASKKSEELKRKARAERFGIAAPPVASDEDARKKARLARFAPVSKTAKPDPQEEEKRKARSLRFSNGSAGSLSQVNDKGNIEQKAAIAGGAVGNA, via the exons ATGGCCACCATCGATACCCAGAAACCCACCGACACCACTCCCGCCGTCGAAAACCCTACCAAAGCCGTCGACCCCCCGGCCCCAGCCGCCGCGCCTAAACCAGATCTCCCCGTAGACCCTCCCACCGATACTCCCGCCCCTACAGCCCCACCCTCCGCCGTTGACTCAGCTGAAAACGAGTCCAAGGCGGACTCCGAGGACCCCAAGACCGCCGCGGCCGCAGAGGATGGCGCTGCTCCGGCTTCTGTTATTGAGAAGAAGATCCGCCGCGCCGAGCGCTTCGGTATATCTGTGCAGCTCACTGAAGAAGAGAAGCGCAATTCTCGTGCTGAAAG ATTTGGTACTGTTTCTACATCGCATGGATCAGAAGCATCCAAAAAGTCTGAGGAGCTGAAGAGAAAGGCTAGGGCAGAGAG GTTTGGGATTGCTGCTCCACCTGTGGCAAGTGATGAGGATGCGAGGAAGAAAGCTCGACTGGCCCGATTTGCACCTGTTTCTAAGACTGCTAAACCTGACCctcaggaagaagaaaaaaggaaggCAAGGTCACTCAG GTTTTCAAATGGTTCTGCAGGTTCTCTCTCTCAAGTGAATGACAAGGGAAATATTGAGCAG AAGGCAGCAATTGCAGGCGGTGCTGTAGGAAATGCATGA
- the LOC133723398 gene encoding thylakoid membrane protein TERC, chloroplastic isoform X2, translating to MGVASVIHNGVRIPLKFNPDLPRVSSRSPAAPKWSRPHSIHHIVLRLRTGGGHGRQSVPIVCSRATEQDDDVFTSEGERIDPQSYDGISNVDTSHTSTPDKSKGAEAYVTSVCAAVAFGVGVGFKDGVGKATEFFAGYLLEQSLSVDNLFVFVLIFKYFKVPLMYQGRVLSFGIAGAIIFRLTLILLGTVTLQRFEAVNLFLAAILLYSSFKLFSSEEDDTDLSDNFVVKTCQKFIPVTAAYDGNRFFTIQEGVWKATPLLLTVAVIELSDIAFAVDSIPAVFGITRDPFIVFSSNLFAIVGLRSLYTLISEGMADLEYLQPSIGVVLGFIGCKMILDFFGFHISTEVSLGFVATSLSTGVLLSLMKKSD from the exons ATGGGCGTGGCTTCCGTCATCCACAACGGCGTTCGCATTCCCCTGAAATTCAACCCAGACCTTCCTAGGGTTTCATCACGATCCCCAGCAGCCCCAAAATGGAGCAGACCTCACTCTATCCACCATATTGTTCTTCGCCTCCGCACAG GCGGTGGCCATGGTCGTCAGTCTGTGCCAATTGTGTGTTCTAGAGCAACTGAGCAGGACGATGATGTATTCACTTCAG AAGGCGAGAGGATTGATCCTCAGTCATATGATGGCATTAGTAATGTGGACACTTCTCACACTTCCACTCCGGATAAATCTAAGGGAGCTGAAGCTTATGTTACTTCT GTGTGTGCAGCGGTAGCATTTGGAGTTGGTGTGGGTTTTAAAGACGGCGTTGGCAAGGCAACCGAGTTTTTTGCCGG GTATTTACTGGAGCAAAGTCTGTCAGTGGATAATCTGTTTGTGTTTGTTCTGAttttcaagtacttcaaagtgCCACTTATGTATCAG GGTCGTGTTCTTTCATTTGGTATTGCTGGTGCAATCATCTTTCGGTTGACATTGATACTCCTCGGAACAGTCACACTTCAG AGGTTTGAGGCAGTAAATCTTTTCCTCGCTGCAATATTACTTTACTCATCCTTCAAG TTATTTTCCAGTGAAGAAGATGACACTGATCTATCTGACAACTTTGTTGTGAAGACATGCCAGAAATTTATCCCTGTCACCG CTGCTTATGATGGCAATCGATTTTTTACAATTCAAGAGGGTGTGTGGAAG GCCACACCTTTACTTCTCACTGTAGCAGTTATTGAGCTCAGCGATATAGCATTCGCT GTCGACTCTATACCAGCAGTTTTTGGCATTACTCGGGATCCTTTTATAGTTTTCTCTTCTAATCTATTTGCCATCGTAG GTTTAAGGTCGCTTTACACACTCATTTCTGAGGGTATGGCAGACTTGGAGTATTTACAG CCGTCAATCGGTGTTGTTCTCGGCTTTATTGGGTGTAAAATGATCCTGGATTTTTTTG GGTTCCACATATCAACGGAGGTGTCTCTCGGTTTTGTAGCAACAAGTCTTAGCACTGGGGTGCTATTAAGTCTAATGAAGAAATCTGACTAG
- the LOC133723398 gene encoding thylakoid membrane protein TERC, chloroplastic isoform X1, whose protein sequence is MGVASVIHNGVRIPLKFNPDLPRVSSRSPAAPKWSRPHSIHHIVLRLRTGGGHGRQSVPIVCSRATEQDDDVFTSEGERIDPQSYDGISNVDTSHTSTPDKSKGAEAYVTSVRTVAFWVCAAVAFGVGVGFKDGVGKATEFFAGYLLEQSLSVDNLFVFVLIFKYFKVPLMYQGRVLSFGIAGAIIFRLTLILLGTVTLQRFEAVNLFLAAILLYSSFKLFSSEEDDTDLSDNFVVKTCQKFIPVTAAYDGNRFFTIQEGVWKATPLLLTVAVIELSDIAFAVDSIPAVFGITRDPFIVFSSNLFAIVGLRSLYTLISEGMADLEYLQPSIGVVLGFIGCKMILDFFGFHISTEVSLGFVATSLSTGVLLSLMKKSD, encoded by the exons ATGGGCGTGGCTTCCGTCATCCACAACGGCGTTCGCATTCCCCTGAAATTCAACCCAGACCTTCCTAGGGTTTCATCACGATCCCCAGCAGCCCCAAAATGGAGCAGACCTCACTCTATCCACCATATTGTTCTTCGCCTCCGCACAG GCGGTGGCCATGGTCGTCAGTCTGTGCCAATTGTGTGTTCTAGAGCAACTGAGCAGGACGATGATGTATTCACTTCAG AAGGCGAGAGGATTGATCCTCAGTCATATGATGGCATTAGTAATGTGGACACTTCTCACACTTCCACTCCGGATAAATCTAAGGGAGCTGAAGCTTATGTTACTTCTGTAAGAACTGTAGCTTTTTGG GTGTGTGCAGCGGTAGCATTTGGAGTTGGTGTGGGTTTTAAAGACGGCGTTGGCAAGGCAACCGAGTTTTTTGCCGG GTATTTACTGGAGCAAAGTCTGTCAGTGGATAATCTGTTTGTGTTTGTTCTGAttttcaagtacttcaaagtgCCACTTATGTATCAG GGTCGTGTTCTTTCATTTGGTATTGCTGGTGCAATCATCTTTCGGTTGACATTGATACTCCTCGGAACAGTCACACTTCAG AGGTTTGAGGCAGTAAATCTTTTCCTCGCTGCAATATTACTTTACTCATCCTTCAAG TTATTTTCCAGTGAAGAAGATGACACTGATCTATCTGACAACTTTGTTGTGAAGACATGCCAGAAATTTATCCCTGTCACCG CTGCTTATGATGGCAATCGATTTTTTACAATTCAAGAGGGTGTGTGGAAG GCCACACCTTTACTTCTCACTGTAGCAGTTATTGAGCTCAGCGATATAGCATTCGCT GTCGACTCTATACCAGCAGTTTTTGGCATTACTCGGGATCCTTTTATAGTTTTCTCTTCTAATCTATTTGCCATCGTAG GTTTAAGGTCGCTTTACACACTCATTTCTGAGGGTATGGCAGACTTGGAGTATTTACAG CCGTCAATCGGTGTTGTTCTCGGCTTTATTGGGTGTAAAATGATCCTGGATTTTTTTG GGTTCCACATATCAACGGAGGTGTCTCTCGGTTTTGTAGCAACAAGTCTTAGCACTGGGGTGCTATTAAGTCTAATGAAGAAATCTGACTAG
- the LOC133720707 gene encoding protein MODIFIER OF SNC1 11 isoform X2 has protein sequence MATIDTQKPTDTTPAVENPTKAVDPPAPAAAPKPDLPVDPPTDTPAPTAPPSAVDSAENESKADSEDPKTAAAAEDGAAPASVIEKKIRRAERFGISVQLTEEEKRNSRAERFGTVSTSHGSEASKKSEELKRKARAERFGIAAPPVASDEDARKKARLARFAPVSKTAKPDPQEEEKRKARSLRFSNGSAGSLSQVNDKGNIEQAAIAGGAVGNA, from the exons ATGGCCACCATCGATACCCAGAAACCCACCGACACCACTCCCGCCGTCGAAAACCCTACCAAAGCCGTCGACCCCCCGGCCCCAGCCGCCGCGCCTAAACCAGATCTCCCCGTAGACCCTCCCACCGATACTCCCGCCCCTACAGCCCCACCCTCCGCCGTTGACTCAGCTGAAAACGAGTCCAAGGCGGACTCCGAGGACCCCAAGACCGCCGCGGCCGCAGAGGATGGCGCTGCTCCGGCTTCTGTTATTGAGAAGAAGATCCGCCGCGCCGAGCGCTTCGGTATATCTGTGCAGCTCACTGAAGAAGAGAAGCGCAATTCTCGTGCTGAAAG ATTTGGTACTGTTTCTACATCGCATGGATCAGAAGCATCCAAAAAGTCTGAGGAGCTGAAGAGAAAGGCTAGGGCAGAGAG GTTTGGGATTGCTGCTCCACCTGTGGCAAGTGATGAGGATGCGAGGAAGAAAGCTCGACTGGCCCGATTTGCACCTGTTTCTAAGACTGCTAAACCTGACCctcaggaagaagaaaaaaggaaggCAAGGTCACTCAG GTTTTCAAATGGTTCTGCAGGTTCTCTCTCTCAAGTGAATGACAAGGGAAATATTGAGCAG GCAGCAATTGCAGGCGGTGCTGTAGGAAATGCATGA